In Haloarchaeobius litoreus, the following are encoded in one genomic region:
- a CDS encoding NAD-dependent epimerase/dehydratase family protein, with amino-acid sequence MNGNRVLVTGGAGFIGSNLANHLAADNEVVVVDDCFLGTPENLDESVEFHEQSVLDDDLPTEGVDAVFHLAALSSLKMHEDSRENLCTGLRVNVEGFANTVEQAREDGCDTVVYASTSSIYGDRTEPSPESMDVAANTGYEASKLARERYAEYFHNYHDMSMAGLRFFSVYQGYRGAEAHKGEFANIIAQFADDVANGESPVIYGDGTHSRDFTHVQDIVRGIELAADHELQGIYNLGTGEQYTANEVVERLCAILGSEVEPEHVENPIDDDVFVQHTMADATKMREATGWEPEISFEKGLELVCEPYLE; translated from the coding sequence ATGAACGGGAACCGGGTCCTCGTCACAGGGGGCGCTGGCTTCATCGGGTCGAACCTCGCGAACCACCTCGCCGCCGACAACGAGGTGGTCGTCGTCGACGACTGCTTCCTCGGCACACCAGAGAACCTGGACGAGAGCGTCGAGTTCCACGAGCAGAGCGTGCTCGACGACGACCTTCCGACCGAGGGCGTCGACGCGGTGTTCCACCTCGCCGCGCTCTCCTCGCTGAAGATGCACGAGGACTCCCGCGAGAACCTCTGTACCGGGCTGCGGGTGAACGTCGAGGGCTTCGCCAACACCGTCGAGCAGGCCCGCGAGGACGGCTGTGACACCGTCGTCTACGCCTCGACGTCCTCCATCTACGGCGACCGGACCGAGCCCTCGCCGGAGTCGATGGACGTGGCGGCCAACACCGGCTACGAGGCCTCGAAGCTCGCCCGTGAGCGGTACGCCGAGTACTTCCACAACTACCACGACATGTCGATGGCGGGGCTGCGCTTCTTCTCGGTGTACCAGGGGTACCGGGGCGCAGAGGCACACAAGGGCGAGTTCGCGAACATCATCGCGCAGTTCGCCGACGACGTGGCCAACGGCGAGTCGCCGGTCATCTACGGCGACGGCACGCACTCGCGTGACTTCACGCACGTCCAGGATATCGTCCGCGGCATCGAGCTCGCGGCGGACCACGAGCTCCAGGGCATCTACAACCTCGGCACGGGCGAGCAGTACACCGCCAACGAGGTCGTGGAGCGCCTCTGTGCGATCCTGGGCAGCGAAGTCGAGCCCGAACACGTCGAGAACCCAATCGACGACGACGTGTTCGTCCAGCACACGATGGCCGACGCGACGAAGATGCGCGAGGCCACCGGCTGGGAACCGGAGATATCGTTCGAGAAGGGGCTGGAGCTCGTCTGCGAGCCCTACCTGGAGTAA
- the rocF gene encoding arginase, with product MSREVRIIGAPTDYGANRRGVDMGPSAIRYAGLADELTAAGVDVVDTGDLLVPTAETRDPTVDEPEEEGRKAKFVREVEDVSLRLADQVAEAIDEGGVPLVLGGDHSVAIGCLSGSSRDADIGAIWFDAHGDYNTPETSPSGNIHGMPLAAALGYRDLADVEWANAPGLSEENVVWVGLRSLDEAEREGIRESEGTAFTMSDIDEHGMSEIIDRALEIATDGVDGIHVSLDLDWLDPNEAPGVGTPVHGGATYREAHYALERVAEYDERHDGLRSMDVVEVNPVLDEHNQTAKLATELAASALGKRIL from the coding sequence ATGAGCAGAGAGGTCCGTATCATCGGGGCACCGACAGACTACGGGGCGAACCGACGTGGCGTCGACATGGGGCCGTCGGCGATCCGGTACGCGGGGCTCGCCGACGAGCTGACGGCGGCGGGTGTCGACGTGGTCGACACCGGTGACCTGCTGGTTCCGACGGCCGAGACCCGCGACCCGACCGTGGACGAGCCCGAGGAGGAGGGCCGCAAGGCGAAGTTCGTCCGCGAGGTCGAGGACGTCTCGCTCCGTCTCGCCGACCAGGTAGCAGAGGCCATCGACGAGGGCGGCGTCCCGCTCGTCCTCGGCGGCGACCACTCCGTCGCCATCGGCTGTCTCTCCGGCTCCAGCCGTGACGCCGACATCGGCGCCATCTGGTTCGACGCACACGGCGACTACAACACGCCAGAGACCTCGCCCAGCGGCAACATCCACGGGATGCCGCTGGCGGCGGCGCTCGGCTACCGCGACCTCGCGGACGTCGAGTGGGCGAACGCTCCCGGTCTGTCCGAGGAGAACGTCGTCTGGGTGGGGCTTCGCTCCCTCGACGAGGCGGAACGCGAGGGTATCCGCGAGAGCGAGGGCACCGCGTTCACCATGTCGGACATCGACGAGCACGGCATGAGCGAGATAATCGACCGCGCGCTCGAGATCGCCACGGACGGCGTCGACGGCATCCACGTCAGCCTCGACCTCGACTGGCTCGACCCCAACGAAGCGCCCGGCGTCGGGACGCCGGTCCACGGCGGTGCGACGTACCGGGAGGCTCACTACGCGCTCGAACGGGTCGCGGAGTACGACGAGAGACACGACGGGCTACGGTCGATGGACGTCGTCGAGGTGAACCCGGTGCTCGACGAGCACAACCAGACGGCGAAGCTGGCGACGGAGCTCGCCGCCAGCGCGCTCGGAAAGCGGATCCTGTAG
- a CDS encoding ferredoxin--NADP reductase, whose amino-acid sequence MDVPRHLGHHEAAAELPLVTESATVTDVTVMDENRVDEVEQVVRALLDRNDVGDWYDEEEIGSDVDWEDLQSRAAEAGFSDAELDALSDLGGRFVRPYPSLLRVRVRIDDDTPFEFAPGQYATVTFDGHPRPYSIASSPTRNEVEFCIRRVPGGRLTTDLFQHLDEGDEVTVRGPNGEMVLGPPSANDLVFLATGTGVAPFKGMVDYLFDTGRNVVDGVERDVWVFLGCAWEDDLAYREAFREYDRRYDGFHFVPTLTREHHLTDWTGESDYVQRVLLKYVDDDAVDTDELRPELARFVAEPPARAVAARIDPGSVDVYACGISAMVEQLVAATRVIGVPRDATQFEGFG is encoded by the coding sequence ATGGACGTGCCGCGACACCTCGGCCACCACGAGGCGGCCGCGGAACTCCCGCTGGTGACCGAGTCGGCGACGGTGACTGACGTGACGGTGATGGACGAGAACCGGGTCGACGAGGTCGAACAGGTCGTCCGGGCCCTCCTCGACCGGAACGACGTCGGCGACTGGTACGACGAGGAAGAGATTGGCTCGGACGTCGACTGGGAGGACCTCCAGTCGCGGGCGGCCGAAGCGGGTTTCTCCGATGCAGAACTCGACGCGCTGTCGGACCTCGGGGGCCGGTTCGTGCGCCCGTATCCGTCGTTGCTCCGCGTTCGGGTCCGTATCGACGACGACACCCCGTTCGAGTTCGCGCCGGGGCAGTACGCGACGGTGACCTTCGACGGGCACCCGCGGCCGTACTCCATCGCCAGTTCACCGACCAGAAACGAGGTGGAGTTCTGCATCCGGCGCGTCCCCGGTGGGCGGCTCACGACCGATCTGTTCCAGCATCTCGACGAGGGCGACGAGGTGACCGTCCGGGGACCGAACGGCGAGATGGTGCTCGGCCCCCCGTCGGCGAACGACCTCGTGTTCCTCGCCACGGGAACCGGCGTTGCGCCGTTCAAGGGGATGGTTGACTACCTGTTCGACACCGGCCGGAACGTCGTCGACGGAGTCGAGCGCGACGTGTGGGTGTTCCTCGGCTGCGCGTGGGAGGACGACCTCGCGTACCGCGAGGCGTTCCGCGAGTACGACCGCCGGTACGACGGGTTCCACTTCGTGCCGACGCTCACCCGCGAGCACCACCTCACCGACTGGACCGGCGAGTCCGACTACGTCCAGCGCGTCCTGCTGAAGTACGTCGACGACGACGCGGTCGACACCGACGAACTCCGACCCGAGCTCGCGAGGTTCGTCGCGGAGCCACCGGCCAGGGCCGTCGCGGCACGCATCGACCCCGGTTCGGTCGACGTGTACGCCTGCGGCATCTCGGCGATGGTCGAGCAGCTCGTCGCCGCCACCCGGGTGATCGGCGTCCCCCGGGACGCGACACAATTCGAGGGCTTCGGGTAG
- the gyrA gene encoding DNA gyrase subunit A yields MSSEAPDAPDVPADRVEHVRIEDEMEQSYIDYAMSVIVGRALPDVRDGLKPVHRRILYAMHEMGVTSRTSHRKSSSIVGETMGDYHPHGDQAIYDTLVGMAQEFSMRYPLVDGQGNFGSMDGDPAAAMRYTEARMAPIAETLLEDIEKDTVDFSGNYDDRLTEPDVLPAAYPNLLVNGSTGIAVGMSTNVPPHNLGEVIDATIELIDNPDCDTNDLMEHVKGPDFPTGANIVGRNAVRKAYATGRGRLRVRAEFEVEDWKKDRKRIVITELPYQENKARLVERIAENVNEGKLEDISDLRDESDRNGVRIAIDLKRGANVDVVKNQLIEHHLEKTFGVINLALVDGQPKVLSLKETLAHYVDHRKEVVRRRTQFELDEAEDRAHILEGRLIALDNVDDVVELIRNSEDRDAAKAGLREEYDLSEDQSEHIVRMQLGSLTSMERTEIEQEYERVQETIEYLQSVLDSEEKLLGVIKDELRDVKDEYDDDRRTSFVEDTGEVTHEDLIPEEDVLVVVTEDDYVKRMPVDAFDAQHRGGKGIIGGDIKEGDRVSKVFRASTHDYLLCFTNHGQVYQLKAYQIPEMSRTARGKSAVNILDLDDGEEITAVVNTDDFEPDEAITMVTRNGYVKRTKTEDFQNILSTGIIAAKLDEDDELVDVDVTDGTKDLVIATEDGMTIRFDEDEVRTMGRNTRGVRGIRLTEGDHVAGLVATEEDDDKALLTVTKRGYGKRTLLSNYRRQSRYGKGLIDIKTNERNGHVTSVKAVEQDDHLVVMSEQGQIMRTRVSDISLQGRNTMGVTVMDVIDDDAVATVDVIPTPESTDEADADAEPEADEE; encoded by the coding sequence ATGAGCTCGGAAGCCCCCGACGCTCCCGACGTCCCGGCGGACCGCGTCGAGCACGTCCGCATCGAGGACGAGATGGAGCAGAGCTACATCGACTACGCGATGTCCGTCATCGTCGGGCGTGCGCTGCCCGACGTGCGCGACGGGCTCAAGCCCGTCCACCGGCGTATCCTCTACGCGATGCACGAGATGGGCGTCACCAGCCGGACGAGCCACCGCAAGAGCTCCTCCATCGTCGGCGAGACGATGGGTGACTACCACCCCCACGGCGACCAGGCCATCTACGACACGCTCGTCGGCATGGCACAGGAGTTCTCGATGCGCTACCCGCTCGTGGACGGGCAGGGGAACTTCGGCTCGATGGACGGCGACCCGGCCGCGGCCATGCGGTACACCGAGGCCCGGATGGCACCCATCGCCGAGACGCTGCTCGAGGACATCGAGAAGGACACGGTCGACTTCTCGGGCAACTACGACGACCGCCTGACCGAGCCCGACGTGCTGCCGGCGGCGTACCCGAACCTGCTCGTCAACGGCAGCACGGGCATCGCGGTCGGGATGTCGACGAACGTCCCGCCGCACAACCTCGGCGAGGTCATCGATGCGACCATCGAGCTCATCGACAACCCCGACTGCGACACCAACGACCTGATGGAGCACGTCAAGGGGCCGGACTTCCCGACCGGCGCGAACATCGTCGGCCGCAACGCCGTCCGGAAGGCGTACGCGACCGGCCGTGGTCGCCTCCGCGTCCGCGCCGAGTTCGAGGTCGAGGACTGGAAGAAGGACCGAAAACGCATCGTCATCACCGAGCTGCCCTACCAGGAGAACAAGGCCCGGCTCGTCGAGCGCATCGCCGAGAACGTCAACGAGGGCAAGCTGGAGGACATCTCGGACCTGCGCGACGAGTCCGACCGCAACGGCGTCCGCATCGCCATCGACCTCAAGCGCGGCGCGAACGTCGACGTGGTGAAGAACCAGCTCATCGAGCACCACCTGGAGAAGACGTTCGGCGTCATCAACCTCGCGCTGGTCGACGGCCAGCCGAAGGTGCTCTCGCTGAAGGAGACGCTGGCGCACTACGTCGACCACCGCAAGGAGGTCGTCCGCCGGCGCACGCAGTTCGAACTCGACGAGGCCGAGGACCGCGCGCACATCCTCGAAGGTCGGCTCATCGCGCTCGACAACGTCGACGACGTGGTCGAGCTCATCCGCAACTCCGAGGACCGCGACGCGGCGAAGGCGGGCCTGCGGGAGGAGTACGACCTCTCCGAGGACCAGTCCGAGCACATCGTCCGGATGCAGCTCGGCTCGCTGACCAGCATGGAGCGCACGGAGATCGAGCAGGAGTACGAGCGCGTCCAGGAGACCATCGAGTACCTCCAGTCCGTCCTCGACAGCGAGGAGAAGCTCCTCGGCGTCATCAAGGACGAGCTCCGCGACGTGAAAGACGAGTACGACGACGACCGTCGCACCTCCTTCGTCGAGGACACCGGCGAGGTCACCCACGAGGACCTCATCCCGGAGGAGGACGTGCTCGTCGTCGTCACCGAGGACGACTACGTCAAGCGGATGCCCGTCGACGCCTTCGACGCCCAGCACCGCGGCGGGAAGGGCATCATCGGCGGCGACATCAAGGAGGGCGACCGCGTCTCGAAGGTGTTCCGCGCGAGCACCCACGACTACCTGCTGTGCTTCACGAACCACGGTCAGGTGTACCAGCTGAAGGCCTACCAGATACCGGAGATGTCCCGCACGGCGCGCGGGAAGTCGGCGGTGAACATCCTCGACCTCGACGACGGCGAGGAGATAACAGCCGTCGTCAACACCGACGACTTCGAGCCGGACGAGGCCATCACGATGGTCACCCGGAACGGCTACGTGAAGCGGACGAAGACCGAGGACTTCCAGAACATCCTCTCGACGGGTATCATCGCCGCGAAGCTCGACGAGGACGACGAGCTGGTCGACGTGGACGTCACCGACGGCACGAAGGACCTCGTCATCGCCACCGAGGACGGCATGACCATCCGGTTCGACGAGGACGAGGTGCGCACGATGGGCCGAAACACGCGTGGTGTCCGGGGCATCAGGCTCACCGAGGGCGACCACGTCGCCGGCCTCGTCGCCACCGAGGAGGACGACGACAAGGCGCTGTTGACCGTGACGAAGCGGGGGTACGGCAAGCGCACGCTCCTGTCGAACTACCGGCGGCAGTCCCGGTACGGCAAGGGCCTCATCGACATCAAGACCAACGAGCGCAACGGTCACGTCACGTCGGTGAAGGCGGTCGAGCAGGACGACCACCTCGTCGTCATGTCCGAGCAGGGCCAGATCATGCGGACCCGCGTCTCGGACATCTCGCTGCAGGGCCGCAACACGATGGGTGTCACCGTGATGGACGTGATCGATGACGACGCGGTCGCGACCGTCGACGTGATTCCGACCCCGGAGTCCACGGACGAGGCTGACGCCGACGCCGAGCCCGAAGCCGACGAGGAGTAG
- the gyrB gene encoding DNA topoisomerase (ATP-hydrolyzing) subunit B, with translation MSNENEYSAGQIQVLEGLEAVRKRPAMYIGSTDSRGLHHLVYEVVDNSIDEALAGYCDDITVTIHEDDSVSVSDDGRGIPVDTHEEHDKPALEVIMTVLHAGGKFDNKSYQVSGGLHGVGVSVVNALSKRLEVEVTRDGAVWKQAFKRGVPKGELDRVRDMDADEETGTTIRFWPDEEIFESNDFSYKTLANRLRELAFLNSGVNIGIVDERDGESETFHYEGGIKAFVRYLNETKTALHEDVIYFEDEEENIQVEVAMQATDELQGSIHAFANNINTREGGSHLTGFKTALTRVVNDYATTNGMLKDLDDTLKGEDIREGLTAVISIKHPDPQFEGQTKTKLGNSEVRGIVESAMHDGLDTYFEEHPTTAEAIIGKAVEAAKARKAAQKAEELTRRKSALENTALPGKLSDCQTKDPSKAELFIVEGDSAGGSAKQARNPEFQAVLPIRGKVLNVEKHRLDRILENEQIRNLITAIGTGIGDEFDIEDARYEKIIMATDADVDGAHIRTLLLTFLYRHMRPLVEAGYVYATKPPLYRIRYDGNTYDVMTEAEREEVVREKCNGNPTQVQRFKGLGEMNPKQLWSTTMDPDNRVLKRIDIEDAAAADKMFSVLMGDAVGPRKQFIKDHAPEANWVDI, from the coding sequence ATGTCCAACGAAAATGAGTACAGCGCCGGTCAAATCCAGGTCCTCGAGGGCCTGGAGGCCGTCCGAAAACGGCCGGCGATGTACATCGGTTCTACAGACTCTCGTGGCCTCCATCACCTCGTCTACGAGGTGGTCGACAACTCCATCGACGAGGCCCTCGCCGGCTACTGCGACGACATCACGGTGACCATCCACGAGGACGACTCCGTGAGCGTCTCCGACGACGGGCGCGGTATCCCCGTCGACACACACGAGGAGCACGACAAGCCCGCACTGGAGGTCATCATGACCGTCCTCCACGCCGGCGGGAAGTTCGACAACAAGTCCTACCAGGTGTCCGGCGGCCTCCACGGCGTCGGTGTCAGCGTCGTCAACGCGCTGTCGAAGCGCCTCGAGGTCGAGGTGACACGCGACGGCGCAGTCTGGAAGCAGGCGTTCAAACGCGGCGTCCCGAAGGGCGAACTCGACCGCGTCCGCGACATGGACGCCGACGAGGAGACCGGCACCACCATCCGGTTCTGGCCCGACGAGGAGATATTCGAGTCCAACGACTTCTCCTACAAGACGCTCGCGAACCGCCTGCGCGAGCTCGCGTTCCTCAACTCCGGCGTCAACATCGGCATCGTCGACGAGCGCGACGGTGAGTCGGAGACGTTCCACTACGAGGGCGGCATCAAGGCGTTCGTCCGGTACCTCAACGAGACCAAGACGGCGCTCCACGAGGACGTCATCTACTTCGAGGACGAGGAGGAGAACATCCAGGTCGAGGTCGCGATGCAGGCCACGGACGAGCTTCAGGGCTCCATCCACGCCTTCGCCAACAACATCAACACGCGCGAGGGCGGCAGCCACCTCACCGGGTTCAAGACCGCGCTCACGCGGGTCGTCAACGACTACGCGACGACCAACGGGATGCTGAAGGACCTCGACGACACGCTCAAGGGCGAGGACATCCGCGAAGGGCTGACCGCGGTCATCTCCATCAAGCACCCCGACCCGCAGTTCGAGGGACAGACCAAGACGAAGCTCGGGAACTCGGAGGTCAGGGGCATCGTCGAGAGCGCGATGCACGACGGCCTCGACACCTACTTCGAGGAGCACCCGACCACCGCCGAGGCCATCATCGGGAAGGCCGTCGAGGCCGCGAAGGCCCGCAAGGCCGCCCAGAAGGCCGAGGAGCTGACCCGGCGCAAGAGCGCGCTGGAGAACACCGCGCTGCCGGGCAAGCTCTCGGACTGCCAGACGAAGGACCCCTCGAAGGCCGAGCTGTTCATCGTCGAGGGCGACTCCGCCGGCGGGAGCGCGAAGCAGGCACGGAACCCCGAGTTCCAGGCCGTCCTCCCCATCCGTGGGAAGGTGCTGAACGTCGAGAAGCACCGCCTCGACCGCATCCTGGAGAACGAGCAGATCCGCAACCTCATCACCGCCATCGGCACGGGCATCGGCGACGAGTTCGACATCGAGGACGCTCGCTACGAGAAGATCATCATGGCGACCGACGCCGACGTGGACGGCGCGCACATCCGGACCCTGCTGCTGACGTTCCTCTACCGGCACATGCGCCCGCTCGTCGAGGCCGGCTACGTCTACGCGACGAAGCCGCCGCTGTACCGTATCCGGTACGACGGCAACACGTACGACGTGATGACCGAGGCCGAGCGCGAGGAGGTCGTCCGCGAGAAGTGCAACGGGAACCCCACGCAGGTCCAGCGGTTCAAGGGCCTCGGCGAGATGAACCCGAAGCAGCTCTGGTCGACGACGATGGACCCCGACAACCGCGTCCTGAAGCGCATCGACATCGAGGACGCCGCCGCGGCTGACAAGATGTTCTCCGTGCTGATGGGCGACGCCGTCGGTCCGCGCAAGCAGTTCATCAAGGACCACGCGCCCGAGGCGAACTGGGTGGACATATGA
- a CDS encoding DNA topoisomerase VI subunit B: MTSFQQTLGEEEGIAEELAESQRAISIAEFFEKNKQMLGFDSEARALVTAVKEAVDNALDATEEARIRPNISVEIAESGDYYRLAVEDNGPGITKEQIPKIFGKLLYGSRFHAREQSRGQQGIGISAAVLYSQLTSGKPAKVTSRTKGSGTVMEFELVIDTDDNEPEIREERELTPGESDLGDTHGTRIELEMAANMRARQQLHDYIKHTAVVNPHATISFSEPNDEFVAKADYDADLPEETEEIRPHPHGVELGNVLKMLKATDSHSVSGFLQTEFTRVGRKTADNIVDAFRDRHYGREMAWSLPDDDAVVAAVTEAVNNKPSEAVGAFADQVVTALDDRAADGRVAHHQVAAAVEAAAGAVEADAQFGSTVRENVVEGVWTAITGYGVTSADEETDDAARIRDDVRAHADAATSVQKDDAVVVAFADRLAAKFVPEGEDAEDPAVRRNRLHRDTVRDYVDRAADMTEEREDATFGDTARENIVEELWSTMVTVPDDPPKVRDLAGDRQGVGDLVAAMRKTDIIAPPTSCLSPISAELVEAGLRKEFDAEFYSAATRDAEVTAGDPFVVEAGIAYGGDIEAEGQANLLRYANRVPLVYKRGGCAITQVIQNIGWRNYNLDQPGGRGVPTGPAVIMVHVASTNVPFTSESKDAVASVPEIEDEIELAVREAARDLKSYLKKQRSMRKRQQKQNVLADILPRMATKVAEVTGRPEPNFDDALARIMNNVLVERETKENGDSQTVTVRVENNASTKESPELTDIVTAEPSNLTDGATVVEMDGEWFVKWQPEVSSGDEAVLEYTVATDASFDLSVSGVEGPKLTVTN; this comes from the coding sequence ATGACGTCCTTCCAGCAGACACTCGGCGAGGAGGAGGGCATCGCCGAGGAGTTGGCCGAGAGCCAGCGGGCCATCTCCATCGCCGAGTTCTTCGAGAAGAACAAGCAGATGCTCGGGTTCGACTCCGAGGCCCGGGCGCTCGTCACGGCCGTCAAGGAGGCCGTCGACAACGCGCTGGACGCCACGGAGGAGGCCCGTATCCGACCGAACATCTCGGTCGAGATCGCGGAGTCGGGCGACTACTACCGACTCGCCGTCGAGGACAACGGTCCCGGCATCACGAAGGAGCAGATCCCGAAGATCTTCGGGAAGCTCCTGTACGGGAGCCGGTTCCACGCGCGCGAGCAGTCCCGCGGCCAGCAGGGTATCGGTATCTCCGCGGCCGTGCTGTACTCCCAGCTTACCAGCGGTAAGCCGGCGAAGGTCACCTCCCGGACGAAGGGGTCGGGGACGGTGATGGAGTTCGAGCTCGTCATCGACACCGACGACAACGAGCCGGAGATTCGCGAGGAACGCGAACTCACGCCGGGCGAGTCCGACCTCGGCGACACACACGGCACGCGTATCGAGCTGGAGATGGCGGCGAACATGCGCGCCCGCCAGCAGCTCCACGACTACATCAAACACACCGCGGTCGTCAACCCGCACGCGACCATCTCCTTCTCCGAGCCGAACGACGAGTTCGTCGCGAAGGCCGACTACGACGCCGACCTCCCCGAGGAGACCGAGGAGATCCGGCCACATCCACACGGCGTCGAACTCGGGAACGTCCTCAAGATGCTGAAGGCGACCGACTCGCACTCGGTGTCGGGCTTCCTCCAGACCGAGTTCACCCGCGTCGGGCGCAAGACCGCCGACAACATCGTCGACGCCTTCCGCGACCGGCACTACGGCCGCGAGATGGCGTGGTCGCTCCCCGACGACGACGCGGTCGTCGCGGCGGTCACCGAGGCCGTGAACAACAAACCCTCCGAGGCAGTCGGCGCGTTCGCCGACCAGGTCGTCACAGCGCTCGACGACCGGGCCGCCGACGGCCGCGTGGCCCACCATCAGGTCGCCGCGGCGGTCGAGGCAGCCGCCGGGGCCGTCGAGGCCGACGCCCAGTTCGGTTCGACCGTTCGCGAGAACGTCGTCGAGGGCGTCTGGACTGCCATCACGGGCTACGGCGTGACGAGCGCGGACGAGGAGACCGACGACGCCGCGCGGATCCGCGACGACGTGCGCGCCCACGCCGACGCGGCCACCTCGGTCCAGAAGGACGACGCCGTCGTCGTCGCCTTCGCCGACCGGCTAGCCGCGAAGTTCGTGCCCGAGGGGGAGGACGCCGAGGACCCGGCCGTTCGCCGGAACCGACTCCACAGGGACACCGTCCGGGACTACGTCGACCGGGCCGCGGACATGACCGAGGAGCGCGAGGACGCCACCTTCGGCGACACCGCACGCGAGAACATCGTCGAGGAGCTCTGGAGCACGATGGTGACGGTGCCGGACGACCCGCCGAAGGTCCGCGACCTCGCCGGGGACAGACAGGGCGTCGGCGACCTCGTCGCCGCGATGCGGAAGACCGACATCATCGCGCCACCGACCTCGTGTCTCTCGCCCATCTCGGCCGAACTCGTCGAGGCCGGCCTCCGCAAGGAGTTCGACGCGGAGTTCTACTCGGCGGCGACCCGCGACGCCGAGGTCACCGCGGGCGACCCGTTCGTCGTGGAGGCCGGCATCGCCTACGGCGGCGACATCGAGGCCGAGGGGCAGGCCAACCTGCTCCGATACGCCAACCGCGTCCCGCTCGTCTACAAGCGGGGCGGCTGTGCCATCACGCAGGTCATCCAGAACATCGGCTGGCGGAACTACAACCTCGACCAGCCGGGCGGCCGCGGCGTGCCCACCGGCCCGGCCGTCATCATGGTCCACGTCGCTTCGACGAACGTCCCCTTCACCAGCGAGTCGAAGGACGCCGTCGCCTCGGTGCCCGAGATCGAGGACGAGATCGAGCTCGCCGTGCGCGAGGCCGCACGCGACCTGAAATCGTATCTGAAGAAGCAGCGTTCGATGCGCAAACGTCAGCAGAAGCAGAACGTCCTCGCGGACATCCTGCCCCGGATGGCGACGAAGGTCGCCGAGGTGACCGGGCGACCGGAGCCGAACTTCGACGACGCACTGGCCCGCATCATGAACAACGTCCTCGTCGAGCGCGAGACCAAGGAGAACGGCGACAGTCAGACCGTGACCGTCCGCGTCGAGAACAACGCCTCGACGAAGGAGTCGCCGGAGCTGACGGACATCGTCACCGCCGAACCCTCGAACCTGACCGACGGCGCGACCGTCGTCGAGATGGACGGCGAGTGGTTCGTCAAGTGGCAGCCGGAGGTGAGCTCGGGAGACGAGGCCGTCCTCGAGTACACCGTCGCGACCGACGCATCGTTCGACCTCTCCGTCAGCGGGGTCGAGGGACCGAAACTGACCGTGACCAACTGA
- a CDS encoding DNA topoisomerase IV subunit A — translation MSTDTDADARQQLIDLAAEFYDQFEDGNVPTMTLPTRTKSNIEYDEESNVWVYGDRTSTRSANSVRGARKLLKAIYTIEFLSRQLDEDRSSTLRELYYLSESWDAEEAQFNGQDESNKLVEDLEIVSEVKREDFHMRPEESGATLIGPLELIEQTRRGERQIHCQEDVGEGGYQIPNNPDTIEFTDHDIDFVLCVETGGMRDRLVENGFDTDYNCLVVHLKGQPARATRRITKRLHDELDLPVLVFTDGDPWSYRIFGSVAYGSIKSAHLSKYLATPEARYVGIRPQDIVEYDLPTDPLADSDVNALESELEDPRFQDEFWTEQIELQLDIEKKAEQQALAANGLDFVTDTYLPERLTEMGVL, via the coding sequence ATGAGCACCGACACAGACGCAGACGCACGACAGCAACTCATCGACCTCGCCGCGGAGTTCTACGACCAGTTCGAGGACGGGAACGTCCCGACCATGACGCTCCCGACCCGGACGAAGTCGAACATCGAGTACGACGAGGAGAGCAACGTCTGGGTGTACGGCGACCGCACGTCCACCCGCTCGGCCAACTCGGTCCGGGGCGCACGAAAGCTCCTGAAGGCCATCTACACCATCGAGTTCCTCTCGCGCCAGCTGGACGAGGACCGCTCCTCCACCCTGCGTGAGCTGTACTACCTCTCCGAGTCGTGGGACGCCGAGGAGGCCCAGTTCAACGGGCAGGACGAGTCGAACAAGCTCGTCGAGGACCTGGAGATCGTCAGCGAGGTCAAGCGGGAGGACTTCCACATGCGCCCGGAGGAGTCGGGCGCGACCCTCATCGGCCCGCTCGAACTCATCGAGCAGACCCGCCGGGGCGAACGACAGATACACTGTCAAGAGGACGTGGGCGAGGGCGGCTACCAGATTCCCAACAACCCCGACACCATCGAGTTCACCGACCACGACATCGACTTCGTCCTCTGCGTGGAGACGGGTGGGATGCGCGACCGGCTCGTCGAGAACGGGTTCGACACGGACTACAACTGCCTCGTCGTCCACCTGAAGGGTCAGCCCGCCCGGGCGACCCGGCGCATCACGAAACGGCTCCACGACGAGCTCGACCTCCCGGTGCTGGTGTTCACTGACGGCGACCCGTGGTCGTACCGCATCTTCGGCTCCGTGGCGTACGGCTCCATCAAGTCCGCACACCTCTCGAAGTACCTCGCGACGCCGGAGGCCCGCTACGTCGGCATCCGCCCGCAGGACATCGTGGAGTACGACCTGCCGACGGACCCGCTCGCCGACTCCGACGTGAACGCCCTGGAGTCCGAGCTGGAGGACCCCCGGTTCCAGGACGAGTTCTGGACCGAGCAGATCGAGCTCCAGCTCGACATCGAGAAGAAGGCCGAACAGCAGGCCCTGGCGGCGAACGGGCTGGACTTCGTCACCGACACGTACCTGCCCGAACGCCTGACGGAGATGGGCGTCCTCTGA